The nucleotide sequence cctaagacatgtgtccggcaatcGTCAGATGCAAACTCACTTtatcaacctgaagatgacttaggatggtcgaaacgttattctctgcttatcattaaaattgttaatacccatacaagccgttctgagaagcaaaaaatatctttgttgcgctattttaacatatctctgATAACGGCATAAGTGTATCACGACATGTTCGAACCTTGTAACTAAAACGTTTCAGAATTTATCAACCCTTTTCCTCTGTTATAAAACGACCTACTAAAAGCTTTAATAGATATATAAAACcattaagaaaattataataataatttttatcgcAGCTTAATATAATCTGGATGAACTGAATTAGAATATCTTATCCAAGCCGTTCAAATTGGGATAGGTTTCAGATAAAGATGattaatataagtttgtgttaaGTGATTGGCAGGTTACGACTGATCGTTGACTATTATTgacagttttaatatatgtttctcGTAATTAGataaacattaaagtttttttggttaattgttctctttttttttcaataagtcTATTTCTATTATATGGTTTCACCTTCTGTGTTCGGTGATGGACAGAAAACAATTTTCGTTTCTTTACGTGATGTaaaccaacaaagaaaacaatgacatctgataaatttaaatattaatgagtCCTTTAAACAAATCTGAAACGATAGCTATATGGTTCATATCTGGAACAATCAAGTTccaagaaaacagtttaaacctgGAGATGAGAGTCAAATGGATCGTTTGTACATTGTACCAATTAATATAACATGCtgattttctttctaaaatgatgGTCATTCAGGGAAATTGAATTTTATAATCTCAAAGTACAACGTCCAATTACACGTTTTCACTTCATGAGGTGAAGGGttttagcttttgtttgtttgaaattaagcaaaagatacaaaatgggctatcagtgctctgcccacaactAGCATCGAAACCcgaatgtgaaaaaaacaatatCAATTTTTTCTTGCAGTTTTTATCAGGGTTGGATCGCGTAAAGAGGGTTGTCATTCTGAATAAAATTGTCGCATTTAAATTGTCgtacttttattaattaattattggttTAAGTTTCGATCTAACATTTCAGGAAGAAGTGGGTGATAAAGATGCaagtatagaattaaaaaatatatattttcttaagaaatatgttataataacattgtcCTGTTATTGAAGAGTTATTCTCATCTGATGACTCAAAACAGTACGAAAATATCAATAACAAGTTATCCAGTCTTGTTTGTGAAGGTCACGAAAACTAAAATTTGTAAACTGTACATTGAAACGATTTAATGTAAGCCCATTATAACAGCCGATTTCACGGAGACGAGAATACTTCATAGGGAGGTCTCTAGTTCTCAAGTAACGCTGACTAATTATATCCATTTAGACCCGAGGATTTCTCCACTTATGTTACCTGCACTACCCCTAAAAGTGAAAACCACCTGTTTTTAGTGTTCATCTAAAACGTTGACCTTTCTATAATTCCTCGAGAAACCCAACAACCCCCACCCCTAAAAACATCAATCCAAACTGATCTGCGTGCTTTGTACTTGATCCACTCCTGATTAACTGGTAAGCCAATTCGATTGTTGATAATTACCATATAATCCAAATCGACAACAGTCTTTATTTTTAACCAAGGCTGAttttaccataatttttattttaaagccgAAATGACCTACCGTGTAAATCGCATATGAGCTGTTCCATCTTTGTCCTTACTCAAACAATCGCAAATATGCAAGCCACCATCCCAACTGTCACCATGCTATACTTCGCCCTCTATTGACCAATTCATCCAAATTAGCAGAACACTTTTATCTGTGATCAAACCAGCTACATTCAGCAGACGCTACAAATTTTACCACCATTTTAAGTCAGACTAAGTCTCACTCCGAAATAAAAACACGCAGACTCAACCACCAAGGTTCCAGTCCCACACATCTATCCCCTCTCGATTGTGATTGCTTCTTTCCTTTATATCCAACATATTTTGATGAGTACGACTACATCAAACACTGTTGTTCTTATATTCTGAAAGTCCCGATCGCAACTTTATCGGCGCCTGGACATGGAAAGTGAAGTTTCACGTAACAGGTAAAAGTCGTGTTGTACctgtaaaagaataaaactattCTGCGTATACAGAAGTGGCCACCGACTTTGAATATAGGTTAGAAGTTCGGAATATTTGTTAAAGAGAAGAAAATGTTTTAGCTTTATATTTCCATAcaactaagaaataaaaatgcTTTGCTGTGTGAATAAGGGCCCAACGTAGATAACATTCGTAGCCAGTAACAATTGTTGGCCAAATTCTATACATTTCCtcacacgcacacacaaaatAGTTTcgtcttaaaatattatttttaagcattTCATAAATGTTGCACTTGAAGTACAACTTGACAAGTTAACTCGAACTATTTAATTTATCCAATTTAAAAGCAAAAACTTCAATTGTAGTTCACAGGCACGTATATAGTGAATCAACgtgaaaatgtaaacataaataagaggataatgatatttatttaaaaaaaaagtattaaaacaacaGGTTAATAATGTagaaatgattaaatataaaagtCGACTAATTTTgacagataaatatttttcattttcaagaaTCACAGATGGATCGATGGAGAATTTTTAATGATATAGTCCCAGAATTTGGAAACGTTGTTAATTTATGTGAAGAAATATACATGGCAAACCCCGCTAGAAGGACAATAAAGGTTGTAGCAAAGAACCTGCTGTCATTTTAACCCTTTCTTTATAATTGGATGTTTACTCATGGACCACACAGGCGTACTTTGACAATGGTATTTCGAACTGAATATAATTGTGTATTGTTTGAATAGACCATCAACAAAATATAACGACAGATTAGTCAAATAAAGAAATTAGGTACGACAAGCGCACTTAcctctcgtgcagctttacgtgaaattcaaacaaacaaacaaacatttgtccAACTAGGATAAAACAAACTTTGTAGTGGCCTGGGAACTTTTAGTTGTTTTCGTTAATCGGAGATGTTTTACTGTGAGCCATATTTACCCACCATTATTTCTTAAAGTCAAGCCATCTGTTAGTGAAGAACTGTGTGAACTTATAAGTATGACGTGAACTGTGTGAACTTCTAAGTATGACGTGAACTGTGCTAACCATCTGttacatttcataaaatgtatCCGATTTGTACAGTATATTTATAGTGCGGAAGACAACGTGTCAGAAATCACTGACTTCGGCTCATCTGTAAGCATGATGTTTGGTTTCATTCGTTAAACATATTCTAAACTAACATATAGTATTGatcaaaagttatttaaatgtaaaaaaaacgcttagggaaaaaaatgtaataacctCGTGTGTActctattttctgtttttcttttgtcaAACACGATTACAAGTTGCCTTATTGCTAAATTAttttctaacagaaaacaatcattaaactttaatattttactatctaTTTTATGAGaggtataacatttttaaaaaatagagtGAACCTTTATGGCTGCAAATTCGAACAAACCGAAGAATTTGTGGTTctgatattgtttatatataactatGATATTATACtcttttttaaatatgttctatatTTCTCAAAAAATCTTCTAGCGTTATTAAAAACGAAACTTTGAAATAGGTGGTAAGAACGGTATACTTCGAATCAGAGCTGCAGTTATTTCACTTGTTGAAcatgacgtttgtttgtttcaataaacGAAGAGGTCCGAtgctgaaaacaataatattcagtttatttgcAAGTGGTGGTGTTCTTTTCCTATTGGTTCGGAATGCGTTGCTATCAGGTAGGTAAGCtgaatgttttgaatatatatgaatgtatctcGATGAGTGTTTAGAAGTTATATTAAATCTCAGATTGTTGCAATTAACACACGCAGATTTAACTACCGGTGAAAAACAGATTGTTGTTTATCTCAGAAAAAACCCTGTTCCATTAAGATACAGTGTCACGTAGAATAGACCTATTTAACTGctttgtgattttttattaattgttttaaatttaccgtcattgttatttctttttacgTTTTCAACGAGACCAAGTAGTACAAACATCCGTAGAATTCTCGAGCATTATCTAAGAGACGTTGCGTTtgttcgatttgtttgttttgaaaattattgtaaagcTATACATGAGATATTTCTTCAATGTAGTCTTTACTTTTTATCAGTAAACTAGAGTGAAAGGGCTACTTAGCATCACCCACCACCTAATCTTTGGCTGCTGTAATTAAATTGTTAGAAAAGACACTCACTGTCATAACGGACCCATGTTCAGCGACACTAGGTTAAGAACAGTGGGATATTCGCATTCCCATGTTAAGTACTAGGCCCTTCTCAAATTAAGTTTAGGCCATTCCCATGTTAAATACCAGGTCATTCTCTTGTTAAGTACTAGACCATTACCATGTTAAGCACTAGTCCGTTACCATATTTACAGGTAAACACTGAGATTAATGTTCGATTAAAgttaacagtgtttgtttgtttgttctttttttgaatttcgcacaaagctactagagagctatATGTTCTAGCCGTTTCcaattttcagtgtaagactagagggaaggcaggtagtcatcaccactcacaaccaactgttgggctacccTTTCACaaaagaatagtggtattgattgtcacattataacacccccacgactgaaagagcaagcatgtctggtgttacggagattcgaacccgcattcCTTGTAGTacaagtcgattgccttaactacctggtatTTTGGGCCTTAATATAAGAACATCATTATGTGTAGGCGAAACACGTATTCTGATAAACATAATTCTTAATGTAATAGATTACCCATTTGCTCATCTTAATTCAGAACAGCTGAGTTAAATAAGTTCTAAGTATAAAGAGGCCAATATTATGAAGTGTCGAAAACTTTAAATAAGAATCGTTTCTtctaaattacttaaaatataaaaaaatgaaccaatatacacatacatttcgTACTTTTAACTACCATAATAGTTAGTTCACATTGGTCTCACTCGCCTCAGAGAGGCACACAAATAAACGTTAGAAATATTGTGTGTTAAAACTCACTAACATAACATTCACTATTTCCCATTTACAAAGTCaacatttgtctctttcttaatCAAGTAATATTATATCTAATACAGAAAATAGGCTTGAATATTAATCAATAGTATGATCAAGAAATGGATGATTTAATTATTGTCGAAACATGGCAGGTATAAGAATATCCTCATCTTAGCGGATTTCATTAGCATTCACTACTTTCTCTTAGCCAGGAAAATAATAGAAGTCGAACTTCTGttgtcatattttttgtttaaaacgtTTCTCTTTGTGTTCAATAGCAAGAtcaaagattattaaaataataaagttctaCAAGAAAtcgaaaaatgaataaatatttgtatatatttgagAAATTGTAACATACATTCAAAATCAATAAGCTTTCatgaaatgttaacttttttgtaaaaataacgcATGATTCATGAAACAGGTTTgcgctaaagaaaaaaaaaataacctctcttaaaaaaactttattttgtattagacgatacttttaatttatattttgcgAAAAATTGATTTTAGTTGAAAGGTATTTTACTTGTCTTACCTAGATGATGCACCACTGATCTGATGTTCGATTTAGTTCAGTATCATATTACTTTTATTGCAAAGCGACTAAAGTATTGTACGACTTGAAGGTTTTATTTCTTgagttttgtttctgaatattcAATAATGATCTGATGATAAATTGTATTTAACATAATAGAAAAAAGTAGCAATTACATAACTGTCTCAGGTCAGAAGAGGTTCCTCAAAATGAAAAACGTGACAGAACCAGAAAACATGTTCTTTTTTGAGACCTCTGGTAAATGCTACCTTACGAGTAGAGAATCTTGCTCTATTGAGTCTTCAGCAAAATATCATCCTAACAACAGAATCCAGTTATTTTACGCTTGTAATAACTTGAGTCAAATCCAGAAAGACGAGTTTTTCCAAACTGTATCACAAATTGAAAACGTTAAAGTTAAGCCGATGAACTTCGAGTTATTATTCTCCGAAACACCATTAGCTACATGGTATCAAAGTGAACTGTTTAACGTAaccatttacaaaacaaatttccTATCAACTGGTTTAAAATATGCACTGCTCAAAAAGTATGGTGGTATAGCCATCGACTCTGACTGTATAATAAGAAAACCACTTCCCAACTTGTCTGCATACGCTGGTTTTCAATCTTTATTAACTGTGAACAATGCTATAATTAAAGCAGAGAAAGGAAGTCCATTCCTCGTTGAATGCATGCAAAGATTTATTACAGAATACAATCCAAAAATTTGGGGATATATGGGCCCTGCTTTAGTGACCAGGGTTTTTCGAGAAGCATGTAAAAGAGAAACCAAATACTTTGCTCCAGGATTCAGGTGTTATGGAGTTCATCTCTTTCCAGTTCCAGCCTTTTATCCTATTCATTTTTCTCAGCGTCAACTGTTTTTTGACCCCTATGTTTCCGACTCCTTAAAAGAAATCTGGAACAATAGCTATATGGTTCATATCTGGAACAATGAAGTTggaagaaaacagtttaaacctgGAGATGAGAGTCCAATGGATCATTTGTATAAGGAGAATTGTCCAATAACTTATTCTTATATTGTGAAACAAGGTGTAGGAGAATGAATCTAAAATTACTTATGAAATACAGTATGGGTTTAAAGTCCAATTTTCAAGAGGTGTTTGTtcgattttatttcttgttactatTTAAAAGAACTAACTCagttagtaaacctacagaactataacttataaattttaaattgtagtttatgtttttattggtttttatttaggaaaataaattaaataatacttatattatgttttcttttacaaGTCTTTTTGACATATTTCATACCACTAATTCTTCTTTCGGCTATTCACTTTCAATATTCAAGATACTTTAGTAATCATGTATGCGAAGTTCTTGTTTTAGTcgtaatattgtatttattttcagaaatccAAATGTACTGAGAATATTATGTTAGAGATACATTCAACCCAAAAACAGGTTATTTAATTGAAggcctttattaaaataatgttgaatgaaaacggaattattaatttaaacagaTAATGACTACATTACAATAACAGATTtcgtattttagtttttaacatgaatttattttatcacatgtTTTCTCGATTTTACCAACAGAATCAGTTATactttgaagtaaataaaaggtttgtttataaatatgctATTACGTTAATGAAACGGATTCAGTATTTTACATCGTTTTTTATGatttagaaaaaacaattatgatttaagaagtttgaaatatttttgttaatcacttgataataattaaaatacagcaAAGTTCAAAATTTTTATGTGGTGTTTTTGTTTCGAATTTACGTGAAAAGATACGCGAAcgttttcttttacataaatatcaaataataagttCAAAGGAAAACTCACAGTTAATTGTAAACGCCACCACCTCTTCTGTCTTTTTTTGTTTCACTGAGTGTGAAAGGCATGAAAAATACGTGATGGTTTGAAAAGTACAGGGCACTTTGTACGGTAATGAAACCTGAGATGTTAGAAAAGatgaacatttaataaacttgtgttttgatgTTGAGACTGGGTCACTATTTTTGTGAATATCTTTAACTATCACAGCAAAAAGTGCAAATTTCTTGTTATACTTTCtacttcatttttattacattgtaactataaaacaaaatcaacacagTTCGTTAATTTCACTAACATAACACAGTTGCAAAGGAAGTATGCACTTTATAagatgtattatttgaaaaaaaacactaaatttctCTTATATAGCTCGGGTCAAGGGGTAAATATAACACCTTTCACACAAATATTATGACTCTTTTAAACTGACACTGCATAATAGACCACCAATATATATCACAATTAGAACATCATTGAGTGTAAAAGTTGGTTGTGAATACAACTTTCCTGTATccattgaaacactgcattaagaacaaacaataaaactttttcaaaacagacctttgttgtaagaaacaatgaaacaataaaattcaagTCACTTTTCAAGAAACTTTTATCGATCATAACAAgtaattttatagatttttttatcttaaaatctttaattatataacaattttacAAGTCCTTCAGTGGAACCATTTACGGTCTTACAACATTTGGAATTCTGTTCTCCATGATATACATAAGAGACATTCAAATGTGACTTTAAATAATCAACAAAGAAGAAACAGTCTTTCATAAAATCATCATTTCTTACAGTGTCCTAGAAAGTGACATGCCTACAACTTTACCCTTTGACCTTTACACAACTTACCTGTGGCCTTCACTGATGTGGcatcttttagtttgttttgaatttaatgcaAAGGTCTACACGAAAGCAATATAATACTAGAAATAATGCAGCTGaccatcactacccactgccaaacCTTGTgcttataaaaaacaagaacaaaaaattcgCTATAAAACAACTTAGTTTAAAACAACGTTTAACTGGTACTATACTTTCGAGTAAGAATCTAACTGCCACCTTTTGTCAGTACCAAGAGCAGTTTTAAAATTCGTATTTAGAGATGGGTTGTCACAGCCATAGTAAAAAATTGTCATCACCAAAGTTTGAGGTCAACAAGAAAAGATATTTTTGGTAgagaaaacttttatcaaaataattgagTATGATAATTgtctaaattaatttaagtataaattattGATATGTTGTGAATCGCCATGGAGACATCAAACTAAATATACAGAATTGTAcgatttgtgatgacaagaaacacacttgacgaaaaaatatatgttaggacgactggtatggatattaacacttttaccaaaataaaacagagaaaacgTATCGGCCTTCTTGATTCATCTTCATGAATGAAGTAGTGtcaggttttgtagtttgttgtatcttcagGTATATTATTGTTGATCCAGGTGAGTTTGTATAATTTTTCAATGGTTTTTGATGTTGATTTGATGAAGtgatcttttattttattgatttgatcgttaattttatcaggtgaacatagttttgtggctgtgtttatttagtttcttaatatgttgtgCTTTTGTGATAAGTCACAGTGAATGTATAACctagtgtgggtgatttttctgtggattgtgtattggttcttgtacacttgaggttaagaaatgctatttggttactTTCTTTCTCTTCACAGGTTAACTTAATGTtcgggtgtatcgagttaacgtggttgaaaaaaatCAGGCATatattctgtagatgtgaatccggCAATTGTATCATCAATACATCTGTACCAGTATTGTGGTAGGTGTAAAGCTGCATAGAACGCATGTGATTCAATCTGCGTCATACCGTATATTCCCCACATCAGATAAAAACTGAGAagcatttgaaaaaaagaaatcccactgaataccaaatttattcaaaaacccggtacaaaactaaagctaatactatgtaaaaactattctGACAAATAAACACCtatcttatttataaaataaaatgcatcaACTGTAACGAATTCTATATTCgagaaaaaagtacaaaaatgaagATAAATTTGGAGAACACAAAGAAACactcacacgtttttgaacactggaaATCAAATAAACCCAACAGTACCACAGAAAACAGGAAGATAAcaaaaagccctacttatacaaaaactaaaaccaaacatccAATTGAAACGCCCCATACAATTccgtatccgtttatactctcgtctctgaGACATGTGCCCGTTAATGATCGCTTGCAAACTGTCACTTTGCAAACCTGAAGATGtccatagaaggtcgaaacgttgttctcttctttaaATTGGTAAAAGTCTTATTACTCATCATATAACATCCTTGAGTATTTGTGTATATCAAAATGATATAATTCCCTCATTGAAGAAGAGGCTAAATAGTTAGTACTCCAGGATGTATCACCCATACATGGAGGTAACAGACTAAAGAGCCAGTACTCCAGAATGTATAAACTTTTAGATGGATGTAGCAGACTTAAGAGCCAGTACTCCAGCAGTTATCAACTCTAAAATGGAGGCAGCAGAATAAACAGCCAGAACTCTTGGATATATCAACTCTCAGATGGAGGTAGGAGACAAAACAGTCAGTACTCTAGAATGTATCAACTCTCAGATGGAGGCAGCAGACTAAACTGTTAGTACTCTAAGATGTATCAACCAAGTTATTTAATTGTTAAGATAGTTAACTCGCAGACGCTTAACCAAGTTAATTATTTGGTGGGATAGGCACTCAACCAATTTagttaatttgtaaaatagttaaccaTCAGATGCTAAACTAATTTAACTAAATGTTAAGATAGTTAACCAGCAGGCGCTAAACCAAGTTAGTTATTGAGATAATGTACCATCAGGTGTTTATCCAGGCTAGTTAGTTGTTGGATAGATAATCAGTGATGAAGTACCAAATTAACTAGATTAAAATAGGAAATTAGCCAGTCAGGCTGGAACCTCGTGCCTACATTCAGCCTAAAACACAAGCACAGTTGAAGTTTAACGTGCCATTTGTTTCTTATACGATTTTTTTATATTGAGAGCTAGATTAAATTAACAATGAACACAACAATTTCTGTTTCATAACTATTCAGAGGGAAATATTGAAGATAGACTTTACTTGAAGACATTGATAATTTTCTTGTGTTGGCAAGAActaaattaaaacacacacaaaaaattactatatgtagaaaaatattaatgaaaattagaTGGAATTATTTATAATCTATCCGGCGAGTAattatcacccaccaccaaatctttgatacttattacaAAGATAAAGtaggattgactataacattataactgcTACAAGGGTGAAGAGTATCTATAGCACCTGTTATAAACTATACCAAAACAAGCTTTTGAAAACAGTGGATGGATCAATATTTGTTACAATGATTATTGCGCTCATCAACAAATCATTCATACAAAAACATAATCATCTAGTTTTATTTAAAAGCACAAAGACTGAAGACTACAACTAGACATTATGAGTGATCTTATTTTTTGGGGTATGTTACTTAATTTAGACGAATTGTTTTCAGGTAGAAGAAGCTTTCAACGTGTGACAATAAGAGTGTGGCTtgacaataataattttcttgaaataataaaaaaaagattttaatgaTATAAGAATACGAGACTAGATgatattttgaaatgaatatttaatcaGCCAATTAGTAAGGAGctgtaaatttttgtttgtgtttgcaACGAATAATAGAAATACCACAAGAATTGTACATACCTCAAAATTAGAAACCTAATGGAATTTCTAGTATTTGTAACACCCACTAGGCGTCCCAAATATGCGGGCAAGGCATTCTCAGCTTTTTATGGCGATCGACTCGCAAATTGGAGATACGGGTTTTTCACACAAAACGTGCTTGACATTTTAGACCTGTGGATGTTTTAATATGACGGTtattccaactattcgttggtaaaagagtaacccaagagttggcaaagGATGGTgattaccagctgccttcctGCTAGTATCATATTGTAAATGAAGGACGGGAAGCGCATGTAGCCTTCGTGAAGctttatgttatattcaaaaacaaataaacaatccaaATGATGCTACGTCAGTGAAATCCACTGGTCAGTAAAGATCAAAGGGTAAAGTTGTAGGCAGGTCACTTTATGAAATGATGATGTTAACAAAGTCTGTTACTTTCATTGTGGCTTATTTAAAGGCACTTTGGAATGTCTGTTATTTATACCACGGAGAATTCcagattttagggttgtaagctCGTAAATGTCTGTGTgctttctgatagcaaagccacattggactttctgctgagcccaccgaggggaatcgaacccctgattttatagccttgtaagtccgtagacttaccgctgtactcgcgggggAGCCGAAAATGTCTCCACTAAACAATAAAAGATtccgatattaaaataaatctataacatTTCTTGCatgattaataaaactttcatgAAAAGTGACttgaattttgttgtttcatAGTCTCTTACAATAAAGATCTGGCCGTTTGGTCAAGGAAAAAGTACTAATATATTATGTGTGCCTTACGTGAATGGAAATTACGAATAAACTTCATATTACTATCTTCATTCGATATAAACagagttaacagttttctttttaacactCCTCAGCAAcacgtaataaataaattactgttcTCACATTAACCTTTCAGTACTTTTCCATTGTACGTTTACTTTGATTGGCTTCACAATAAATTTTCTGACGTAGAACTTACAGAgagatataaatttaattttttttgtctccACTAAAGCAAATCCAGAGCTAGTGACAGGTGGTTGATGTCCTGACTTGATATTAACAATGTACaataatgtttgtgcattgtCATAGAGCTGGTTGTCTCACGTACACAAATTGTAcgagaatattttttttcaagtaaagacaaacatttttcTAGAAAGGAAGTAAATCCAAGAATGGCTAATctaattttatcaagaacaatgaaaacaagaaaataaagtaGGTATGATATTTGTATCATCCCTTCATAATAGCATAGatacacagtgtagtagaatgttaacggACAAATATAGAATAAATGTCTGGTTATTAGatacacagtgtagtagaatgttaacggACAAATATAGAATAAATGTCTGGTTATTAGATACACAGTGTC is from Tachypleus tridentatus isolate NWPU-2018 chromosome 2, ASM421037v1, whole genome shotgun sequence and encodes:
- the LOC143242383 gene encoding lactosylceramide 4-alpha-galactosyltransferase-like, which encodes MTFVCFNKRRGPMLKTIIFSLFASGGVLFLLVRNALLSGQKRFLKMKNVTEPENMFFFETSGKCYLTSRESCSIESSAKYHPNNRIQLFYACNNLSQIQKDEFFQTVSQIENVKVKPMNFELLFSETPLATWYQSELFNVTIYKTNFLSTGLKYALLKKYGGIAIDSDCIIRKPLPNLSAYAGFQSLLTVNNAIIKAEKGSPFLVECMQRFITEYNPKIWGYMGPALVTRVFREACKRETKYFAPGFRCYGVHLFPVPAFYPIHFSQRQLFFDPYVSDSLKEIWNNSYMVHIWNNEVGRKQFKPGDESPMDHLYKENCPITYSYIVKQGVGE